In Chryseobacterium gotjawalense, the following are encoded in one genomic region:
- a CDS encoding aminotransferase class V-fold PLP-dependent enzyme, translating to MFDIQNIRSQFPILTQTVNGKPLVYLDNGATSQKPVSVIQSWEKYYSTINANVHRGIHTLSQLATEEMEVSRRKVQKFINAKHDFEVIFMKGTTEGINLIAYSLTDLIKKDDEIIISYLEHHSNIVPWQMLCQRTGAKLKVIPMDQNGILQLDFLDENLSERTKIVSLNQVSNALGVINPIEEIIAKTRANSNAIVVIDGAQSVPHFKIDVQKMDCDFFVFSGHKMYAPMGTGILYGKEEILRKIQPFHGGGEMIATCSFEETTYADLPFKFEAGTPNVGGNIALGAAIDFMETLGHEHIQTHENALLDYAQKKLLEIEGLRIYGEKANRTGVVSFNLEGIGIASDVGMILDKLGIAVRTGHHCTQPIMNFFNIAGTVRASFAVYNTFEEIDILAEGVKKAQRMLM from the coding sequence ATGTTCGATATTCAAAATATTCGCAGTCAGTTTCCTATTCTCACTCAAACCGTTAACGGCAAACCTTTGGTTTATCTTGATAACGGCGCTACTTCTCAGAAGCCGGTTTCCGTTATTCAAAGTTGGGAAAAGTACTATTCTACCATTAACGCAAATGTTCATCGCGGAATTCATACTTTGAGCCAGTTAGCGACGGAAGAGATGGAAGTTTCCCGAAGAAAAGTTCAGAAATTCATTAATGCTAAACATGATTTTGAAGTTATTTTTATGAAAGGAACTACCGAAGGAATCAACCTTATCGCATATTCTTTAACGGATTTGATTAAGAAAGACGACGAGATCATTATTTCTTATCTTGAACACCACTCGAATATTGTTCCGTGGCAAATGTTGTGTCAAAGAACCGGTGCGAAACTGAAAGTGATTCCAATGGATCAAAACGGGATTCTACAACTCGATTTTTTAGATGAAAATTTGAGTGAAAGAACGAAGATTGTTTCTCTTAACCAGGTTTCAAATGCTTTGGGAGTAATCAATCCTATTGAAGAAATTATTGCAAAAACCAGAGCGAACTCCAACGCAATCGTCGTTATTGATGGTGCCCAATCTGTTCCGCATTTCAAAATCGATGTCCAGAAAATGGACTGTGATTTTTTTGTGTTCTCCGGACATAAAATGTATGCGCCGATGGGAACGGGAATTCTGTACGGAAAAGAAGAAATCCTTAGAAAAATTCAACCTTTCCATGGTGGTGGCGAAATGATTGCAACGTGTTCTTTTGAAGAAACGACTTACGCAGATCTGCCCTTTAAATTCGAAGCCGGAACACCGAATGTTGGCGGGAATATCGCTTTAGGCGCGGCCATTGATTTTATGGAAACTCTTGGTCATGAACATATTCAAACGCACGAAAATGCTTTGTTGGATTACGCTCAGAAAAAATTATTGGAAATAGAAGGTTTAAGAATTTACGGCGAAAAAGCCAACCGAACCGGCGTGGTTTCTTTTAATCTGGAAGGAATCGGGATTGCTTCTGATGTCGGAATGATTCTCGACAAACTTGGGATCGCTGTGAGAACCGGTCATCACTGTACGCAACCCATTATGAACTTTTTTAATATTGCAGGAACGGTTCGTGCAAGTTTCGCGGTTTATAATACTTTTGAAGAAATCGATATTTTGGCAGAAGGCGTGAAAAAAGCACAGCGAATGTTGATGTAA
- a CDS encoding serine hydrolase domain-containing protein, with amino-acid sequence MLEKTLKGILVLLAAVIALAYTFGYDYLFKGIRETYLRGESGSSIDDGTYFKSHTIAKGNSVPWVKDSLYNKKPLPKNLVEDLKKSKTASFLIIKNGKLVHEEYWDGYNQNSKTNSFSVAKAITVMLVGKAIEQKKIKSFDEKFSNFFQNYNNIKFGKSLTLANLAEMEAGLNWKEDYKNPFLPNAKAYYGKSLEKAVFLCDFKNQPGTQFEYQSGATQLLGFALRKSIDKTVAQYASENLWQPLGMEQNATWNTDDFGMEKTFCCINSSARDFAKLGQLFLNDGEFDGKQILNSDFIEKMRTPTKLSGEAYGSGLWINNDAAIKHYYFRGLYGQYIIVIPEKQMVIVRTGMDKRETFDDKGRPIQVAFYVNEVVKNFD; translated from the coding sequence ATGTTAGAAAAAACTTTAAAAGGAATATTGGTTCTTTTGGCGGCCGTGATAGCATTGGCGTACACTTTTGGATATGATTATTTATTCAAAGGAATCCGCGAAACTTATCTGCGCGGTGAATCCGGTTCTTCCATTGATGACGGAACTTATTTCAAGTCTCACACGATTGCAAAAGGAAATTCAGTTCCCTGGGTGAAAGATTCGCTCTACAATAAAAAGCCTTTACCGAAAAATCTCGTTGAAGATTTAAAGAAATCAAAAACAGCTTCCTTTCTCATCATTAAAAACGGGAAATTAGTTCACGAAGAATATTGGGACGGTTATAATCAAAACTCAAAAACCAATTCTTTTTCTGTGGCAAAAGCAATAACGGTGATGCTTGTCGGTAAAGCCATCGAACAGAAAAAGATCAAAAGTTTTGATGAAAAATTCTCCAATTTTTTTCAAAATTATAATAATATAAAATTCGGGAAATCGTTAACGCTTGCTAATCTAGCTGAAATGGAAGCCGGTTTGAACTGGAAAGAAGATTATAAAAATCCTTTTCTGCCCAACGCAAAAGCCTATTACGGAAAGTCTTTGGAAAAAGCCGTTTTTCTTTGCGACTTTAAAAATCAACCCGGAACACAATTCGAATATCAATCCGGTGCAACGCAGCTTCTGGGTTTTGCCCTGAGAAAATCGATCGATAAAACCGTTGCGCAGTATGCTTCAGAAAACCTGTGGCAACCGCTCGGAATGGAGCAAAACGCAACCTGGAATACCGATGATTTCGGCATGGAAAAGACGTTCTGCTGCATCAATTCCAGTGCGAGAGACTTTGCAAAACTCGGACAGTTATTTTTAAATGATGGTGAATTTGATGGGAAACAAATCCTTAATTCAGACTTTATTGAAAAGATGCGGACACCGACAAAATTATCCGGTGAAGCTTATGGTTCAGGACTTTGGATCAATAATGACGCGGCGATTAAACATTATTATTTCCGCGGATTGTACGGTCAGTATATTATTGTGATTCCGGAAAAACAAATGGTAATTGTGCGTACGGGAATGGATAAAAGGGAAACTTTTGATGATAAGGGAAGGCCAATACAAGTTGCGTTTTATGTGAATGAAGTGGTGAAAAACTTTGATTGA